ACGCCGATATGGGCCACGATGCCGACGACTGCCGCGCCGCGGTGGAAGCAGGCACCGCCACCTTTGGCGGCGCATCCGCCACCTCCCTCGCCGCCACCGCCGCCTTCGACTATGGCAGCGACTGGAGCGAATGGGCCAATGACGGGGAATGCGACGACCTGCGCTTCCAGGGCCCCGGCACCGACAAGAAGCTGCTGACCGACGACATGTATGGCGACGCCACCGACTGCCGTACGCTGGAAGAAGCCGGCCAGGTCTCGATCCGCAAGGTCTATTCGCCCGACTATCCGGCCGGCGCGCCCTATGACAGCAGCCATATCGAATTCGGCGACAACAAGTCGAGCTATGCCGATGACGACCAATGCGACGACCCGCGCTTCGAAGGCCCGGACGCCGCCTCGGTGCTGCTGGACAGCGACGAATATCACGACGCCAATGACTGCAAGGCCGCCTACGAGGCCGGCACGGTCATCCTGAAAAGCGAAGCCGAGTAATTCGGCAGGGATGAAGTTTTACGGCGGCGGGGTGAAAGCCCCGCCGTTTTGTTTTGGGCGGGAGGCATTCTCGGCTCCTGATGGTGCCACAGCCACCGCTCCCCTTCTCCCCTCGTGGGAGAAGGTGGCCGAAGGGCGGATGAGGGGGCGGACTATCCGCTGAGATCAAAGCATGGGCGAGCGCAGCCCCTCACCCGGTTTTCCGCTGAACGCGGAAAACCACCCTCTCCCGCAAGGGGAGAGGGGTAGTCGGTGGGTGGGTGAGATCGAGTAAGAGACCTCAGCGCTCGGCATTGGCCTTGATGCGGCGCAGGCCGGCGAGCATGACCTGTTCGTCGCCGTCGGAAAGACCGTCGAGCAGCGAGCGGAACAGGCGCCAGCCCTGGTCGGTCATGTGGCGGAAGACCGGCACCACTTCGTGCCGCAGATAGACCCGGCGCACGCGGCTGTCGCCGGCATCGGACCGGCGTTCCACCCAGTTCTTGGCCTCGAGCCGCTCCAGCAGCTTGCCCGCTGCGGCCCTTCCCATATGGAAGATTTCAGCCAGCTCGGTCTGGGTGGCGCCTTCATGCTCATAAATATGCATCAGGCCCCACCACTGTGTGTGGGTGATGCCATGGGCGCCCAGGCCCCGGTCGGATAGGGTCGAGACCAGCCGCGACACTTCGTGGATGGCATAGAGCACATCCGAATGCTGCCGATAGGTGCTGTCGGTCATCGACCGGATTGCCTCGACAACCGGGCTGGGCGTTTGATCGGGTTGCCGGGCCATGGGAAATGCCTTCCGTGAGTCGCGAAGCGCACCTTATGCGCCGTGTCGCGGCACCGTTCAAACGCTCAAACATGCATGCATACATACAAACTTGCGTCGCCGCAGTCGTATGCTAGTATACAATTGACGAACCCCAACAAGAGCCGGCAAACGGCCTGGAGGAGGAAAAGTCATCAGCATGAATTGTTTAGGGAGCCGCGCACACAACGTGCCGGCTGGAGGAGAAGGCATGTCCAAAAAACCGGATGACGACGACGATAATGCGCTGAGCCGGCGCGAATTCTTCAAGCAGGGCGCCGCGGCCGGCGTGGGGGCCGTGGGCCTCACCGCCATCGGCGCCACGGGCGCGCAGGCCGCCAGTGCCAATGATACCGAATGGGACTACGAGGTCGACGTGGTCATTCTCGGTGGCGGTGGCGTGGGCCTGACCGCCGCGGTGCGGGCGCGCGACCTGGGCGCTTCGGTGCTGGTGGTCGAGCAGAATTACGACCTGGGCGGCAAGCTGGCCCATAGCGGGGGCTGGACCTCGCTGGGTGGCGGCGACGCCATCCAGGAGCGCGATCGGCTGGGACTGGACCCTGACGGGCTGGGCCTGACCGCCCCGCTGCACCCGTCCGAGGATTTCGAGGACGACCCCGAACGCCTCTTCACCGACATGACCGACTGGTCGGTGGTCAATGACGGGGCAGTGGCCGAATATCGCTACAACGATCGCGAACTGCACCGCGCCTGGGCCGACAATGCTCCTGCCGTGCGGCAATTCCTGATGGACAACCATATCCGCTTCACCCGCATTGCCGGCACCCATTACGGCGGCGGCATGAGCCGGGCGCGCGCGCCCTGGGCCATGATCAAGCTGGGCGACGTCACCGATATCGAAGCGGGCACCATTACCAGCGAGGATGCCGGCAGCACCGAGGAAGAACGCAGCTCGCCCTTCAACCACCAGTCCATGGGACCGGCGCCTTCGGCCACCGGCTTCGGCGCGCCGGGCTGGATCTATGGCGGCTTCGTCATCGCCCGCTCGCTGGAACACAGCGCGCGCAAGAAGGGCGTGCGCTTCATGGTCAACCGGCACCTGGACGAGGTGATCCGCGAGCAGCAGTTTTCGGGCCGCGTGCTCGGCGTCAAGGCGAGCTATACGCCGCGCTTCGACCCCGAAACCGGCGAGCGGCTGGAAAGCTACTGGAGCGACGGCAATATCGACGAGACCAAGGAGGTCATCAATATCAGGGCCCGCCGCGGCGTCATCATCGGCACCGGCGGCTATATGGGCAATATCCCGTTCCGCACCATGTTCGACCCGCGCATGAGCGAGCCGTCCATTCAATATGGCGACGGGCTGATGGGCGTGCGCCACGAGGATGCCAGCGGCATCGTCGCCAGCATGCGCGTTGGGGCAAACCTGGCCGGCATGCTGCAGCCCTATGGCTACAGCCTGGGCACGCCGCACCTGGTGGGCACGATCGGCACGCGCGCCGTCTATGACGCCGTCATGCCAGGGCACCCGGTCTTCAAGTTCATCCGCGCCTTCGGCATTACCGTGGGCGGGGGCGGCTGGGAACATGTCATCGCCGTCAACCAGGTGGGTCAGCGCTTCTATAACGAGAGCTCGATTTCGGCCAATGCCGATACCCATGCCGCCTACCCGCCCGGCTCGTCGGGGACGAACAACCCCTTCACCCCGCTCGACTGGCGCAACAGCAGTGTCGAGCATGTGCGCGATACCTATAACAAGGGCGCCGCGGCCGATGCGGCCCTGGCCATGAATGAAGGCTCGCGCGGGCCTGACTATTCCTCGGGACCGGTCTGGGCGATCTTCGACCAGAATGCGGTGGACGCCAATGGCTGGGACCTGCGGCATCCCTATATCGCCGAGCCCCCGGACGGGTTCTTCCACAAGGCGGACACGCTGGCCGAGCTGGCCCGCAAGGTCACCGAGAATCCCTACCAGCACATGCCGCTCAAATATCTCGAAGAGACGGTGGCCAAATATAACGCGGCCGCCGAGGCGGGTGTGGATGAGGAGTTCGAAAAGCCCGTCATGCACAAGATCGAGACCGGCCCCTTCTATGCCGCGATCATCCCGCTGGCGGTCAACGATTCCTATGGCGGGCTGCGCATCAACGGCAAGGCCCAGGTGATGGATATGAGTGGGCAGGCCATACCCGGCCTCTATGCCGGCGGCGAAGCCAGCGGCGGCGGCCGCCAGCACGGCATCGGCCGGGCCACGGTCACCGGCTATATGGCGGCGACCAACATCGTGCAGGAACCGCTGATCTGACCAGGCCTGTCCCGGCGGCAGGCCATGCCGCCGGGCACCACCAATGGAAGGTAGGACGATGACTTCAGTGAAAGGGGGCCGGAAATTCTGGCTCGCCGCCATGGCCGGGGCGACCCTGCTCGCCGCGACGGTTCCGGGTGCGCTGGCCCAGGATGCCGATGCCGACATGCTCAAGGAGGGCCGCCGCGTCTATGTCGAGGGCAGCTGCGCCAATTGCCACGGCCCCAAGGGCGCGGGCGGGGTGAGCGTCGATTTTCCCAAGGGCCCCAACCTGCGCACCAGCGCGCTGGACCGCCAGACCATGCTCGACATCATCAGCTGCGGCCTGCCCGGAACGCGCATGCCGGGCTGGCTCAAGGGGGCCTATACCGAAGTGTCCTGTTTCGGCGAAGAGCTGGGGCCAATTCCCTCGGGCGTCCAGGTCAATGGCGCCTTCACGCTCGAGGAGCTCGAGGCGCTGGTGACCTATATCGAAAAGGACTTCATGCGGCGCTAGCGCATCAAGGCAAGGCGGCTCAGGCTGCCTTGCGCTCCACCATCATCTTCTTGATTTCGGCAATGGCCTTGGCCGGGTTCAGGCCCTTGGGGCAGACCTTGGCGCAGTTCATGATCGTGTGGCAGCGATAGAGCTTGAAGGGGTCCTCGAGGTCGTCGAGGCGTTCCTGCGTGGTCTCGTCGCGCGAATCGATCAGCCAGCGATAGGCCTGCAGCAAAGCGGCCGGGCCGAGATATTTTTCACCATTCCACCAATAGCTCGGGCAGGAGGTGGAGCAGCAGGCGCAGAGAATGCACTCATAGAGCCCGTCGAGCTTGGCGCGCTGCGGCACCGACTGGGTCCACTCCTTTTCCGGGGTCGGCGAGGTGGTCTTGAGCCAGGGCTCGATGGCGCGGTGCTGGGCGTAGAAGGTGGAAAGGTCGGGCACCAGGTCCTTGACGACAGGCATATGCGGCAGCGGGTAGATCTTGATCGGGCCGGTCGAGTCATCCATGCCCTTGGTGCAGGCCAGGGTGTTGAGCCCGTTGATATTCATCGAGCAGGAGCCGCAAATGCCCTCGCGGCAGGAGCGGCGCAGCGTGAGGGTCGGATCGACCTTGTTCTTGATCCACAGCAGGCCATCGAGGATCATCGGGCCGCAATCGTCGAGATCGACGAAATAGGTGTCGATGCGCGGATTGGCGCCCTGGTCGGGATCGTAGCGATAGATGTGATACTCGCGCAGCCTGCTGGCATTGGCGGGCTTGGGCCAGGTCTTGCCCTTGGTGGGGCGATCGGCCTTGGGGAGCATCAGTTCGACCATGGGTCGGTCTTCCTTCTCAACACACGCCGCTCAACCGGCGCGAAATCCTAGTAGTTCGGCTTGCAGATCTGGTTCGATCTGGCGACGTAGCTATTGTAGGCATTGTAATCGCCCGCAGCCGGCGACGAAGTACCCTTCATCGAGGCGATGACCACGCCCATGAAGCGCTCGTCGATCAGCGTCATTGCCGCATCGGCCTTGCAGCCGCACAGCTTCGCATCCTGCGCAATGCCCATGCAGGCCGCGTAGAATTCATCCTTCTGCGCCGCAGTGGGCGCGGCGAGAGCAGGTGCGGTCAGCAGAGCCAGGGCGGCGAGGGCGAGGGCGGCGCGCATCAATATACCCGCGCCTTGGGCGCGATCTTCTTGAGGTCGATGCCGCCTTCGCTTTGCGGAGTCAGTGGATCGACATGCACCGGGCGGTAGCCGAGGCGGACGGCGCCGGTATCGGTGTCGATCCAGGAGAGAGTGTGTTTGCGCCAGTTCTCGTCGTCGCGGGAGGGATAGTCCTCGTGGGCGTGAGCGCCGCGCGACTCGTGGCGGGCTTCGGCGGAAACCACGGTCACCATGGCATTGGCCATGAGATTTTCCAGCTCAAGGGTTTCGACCAGATCGGTATTCCAGATCAGGCTGCGGTCGGTGACCTGCACGTCGCCAAGGCGGCCATAGATCTCGGTCATGCCCTTGACGCCGCTCTTGAGCGACTCGTCAGTGCGGAACACGGCGGCATCGGCCTGCATGGTGCGCTGCATCTCGTCGCGCAGCTTGGCGGTGGGCTGGGAGCCGGCCGCATTGCGCAGACGATCGAAGCGGGCGAGGATTTTTGCGTCCTGCGCCGCATTGATGCCCGGCACCGGCGCGGCCTTGTCGAGCACCTTGCCGGCGCGCAAGGCGGCGGCGCGGCCGAAGACCACGAGGTCGGTCAGCGAATTGGAGCCGAGGCGATTGGCGCCATGCACCGAGGCGCAGGCGGCTTCGCCCACCGCCATCAGGCCGGGCACGACGCGATCGGGATTATCAGGGGTCGGGTCGAGCACTTCGCCGTGATAGTTGGCGGGAATGCCACCCATATTATAGTGCACGGTCGGCAGCACCGGGATGGGCTCGCGGGTCAGGTCGACGCCGGCGAAAATCTTGGCCGATTCGGTGATGCCCGGCAGGCGCTCATGCAGCACTTTGGGGTCAAGATGATCGAGGTGCAGGTAGATATGGTCCTTCTTGGGACCGACACCCCTGCCCTCGCGGATTTCGAGCGTCATGCAGCGGCTGACCACGTCACGGCTGGCGAGGTCCTTGGCGTTCGGAGCATAGCGCTCCATGAAGCGCTCGCCTTCCGCATTGGTGAGATAGCCGCCCTCGCCGCGCGCGCCCTCGGTGATGAGCACGCCGGCGCCATAAATGCCGGTGGGGTGGAACTGCACGAATTCCATGTCCTGCAAGGGCAGCCCGGCACGGGCCACCATGCCATTGCCGTCGCCGGTGCAGGTATGGGCCGAGGTGGCCGAGAAATAGGAGCGCCCATAGCCGCCGGTGGCCAGCACCACCAGCTTGGCGCGGAAGCGGTGCAAAGTGCCGTCATCCAGCTTCCAGGCGATGACGCCCTGGCATTCGCCATTCTCGCCCATGATCAGGTCGAGGGCGAAATACTCGATATAGAATTGCGCATTGTTGCGCAGGCTCTGGCCATAGAGCGTGTGCAGGATGGCGTGGCCGGTGCGGTCGGCGGCGGCGCAGGTGCGCTGCACCGGCGGGCCTTCGCCGAATTCGGTCATGTGGCCGCCAAACGGGCGCTGGTAAATCTTGCCCTCATTGGTGCGGGAGAACGGCACGCCGTAATGCTCGAGCTCATAAATGGCGGCCGGCGCCTCGCGGGCCAGATATTCCATGGCGTCATTGTCGCCCAGCCAGTCCGACCCCTTGACGGTATCGTACATGTGCCACTGCCAGGAATCGGGCCCCATATTCTGCAGCGAGGCGGCAATGCCGCCCTGCGCCGCCACGGTGTGGCTGCGGGTGGGGAAGACCTTGGTGATGCAGGCGGTGTTGAAACCCTGCTCGGCCATGCCCAGAGTGGCGCGCAGGCCCGCGCCGCCGGCGCCAACCACCACCACGTCGAATTCGTGGTCGATGAGTTCATAAGTGGCCATAGGCGCTAACCCCAGAAGACGAGCTTGAGAAGCGCGGCGACCCCGGCCACCGCGACGAGAATGCAGAACAAGGTGTTGAGCAGCATCAGCAGGCGATAGAGACTGCCCGCAAAATAATCCTCCAGCACATCGCGCATGCCATTGCGCATATGCACGGTCACCACGACCAGCAAAGCTGCCAACGGCAGGCCGATCCAGGCATTGCCAAGCACCGAGACCATGTCCGGGCGATCCTGCCCGGCCAGCCGCACCACGACGAAGAGCAGGAAGATCAGGAAGGCGATATTGATCGCCCCGGTCACGCGCTGGGTGATGAAATGGCGGGTCGAGGCCCGCGCATTGCCGTATTTGGTCTTGGGATTGGCGACCATGTCGCGGGTGATAACGGTGTCGCGCATCAGGCCATCCAGACGAAAACGGTCCAGACCAAAAGGGTCAGGACGATGGAAGCGATCAGATTGGCCCAGGCCAGCGCCTCGCGCTGCCCCGGCTCCATGCCGATGATGAAATCCCAGATGAAATGGCGGATGCCGCCCAGCATGTGATGGATCAGCGACCAGGTGAAGCCGAACAGCACGAGCTGGCCGAACCAGGAGCCATAGATATCGTTGACCACATTGAGCGCTTCCTGCCCGCTGGCGGCGGCGCCGAGCCAGACCACCAGCAGCACCGTGCCGGCATAATTGGCGATGCCGGTGGCCCGATGGACGATCGACATGGCCATGGTGATGGTCCAGCGATAGATTTGCAGATGCGGAGAAAGAGGGCGGGATCGAACCGTCATGAAGCCTCGCTGGCACGCGGCTTTGCCGCCCACAGTTTGGAATGGTTCGAGACTTCTAGCGCCCAAAGGTTACAAAATCAAAGCGCCGGACTGCAACTTTTGGCGCACTCCGCACTTTGTTCGTGGAGCGCACCAGGTGTGCGGGGAACGGACGGAAGGCATGTAGGGAGAGGGCAGCGGTTGGGTTCTATGGTGGACCTGATGCGGATACCGGCTTGTCGGATGGAAACCTGCACGACCGCCGCGAGCTCGGGATGATTGGCCGCCTTATTGGGCAGAGGGCGCGTGCTCTTTGTCGGAATGCGAAAGCAAAGCCTGCTGCAGGCACGCCTGCAGGGCTTCGAACACCCGGTCGTCCATCTGCGCAACATTGAAGCGCATAAAGCCGCTCGCCGTCTGCCCGACGCTGAAGGCATTGCCGGGCGCGAGAACGAGCCCCGAAGCCAGGGCAATCCGCGCGACATCGGCGGAGTCGAGACCCGCGGGCAGCCGGCACCAGAGGAAGATGCCGGCCCGCGGCTCGATCCAGGGCGTGACGCCCATCTCGCGGAGCCGTTCACTCGCCTCGCGCCGCGCCCGTTCCAGCCTGACCCGCAAGGCGGCGGCATGCCGGCGAAAGCCGCTATCGCTCAGGGCGGCATGGGTCAGCTCCTCATTCAAACGCGCCCCGCCGAACATGGTCGCGATCTTGAGATCGATCAGCCCCTCGATCCATTCCGGCCGGGCCGCGACGAAACCGCAGCGCGCCGAGGCCGACAGGGTTTTCGAGAAGCTGCCGATCTGGATCACCCGGTTGAGCCCGTCGAATCCGGCAAGCCGCGGCGCCGGCGCATGTTCGAAATCGGCGAAGATATCGTCTTCGATAATGATCAGCCCATGCTGGTCGGCCAGCTTGAGAACGCGATGGGCGATGACCGGCGACAGGGTGGCGCCGGTCGGATTATGCACGGCGGAATTGGTGATGTAGAGGCGCGGCCGCCGCTCGGCGAGAATGCTGGCAAGGGCGTCGATATCGGGCCCTGCAGGCGTATAGGGCACGCTGACCATCCGGATGCGATGCGCCCGCAGCAAGGCCTGGAAATTGAAATAGCAGGGATCGTCTACCAGCACGGTATCGCCCGGTTCGAGCAGGTACCGGCAGAGCAGGTCGATCGCCTGGGTGCCGCTTTCGGTGAGCATGATCTGGTCGGGCGCGGCTTCGACGCCTCGCTCGCCCAGCCGCCTACTGATCAACTGGCGCAGCGGCGGCAACCCTAATGGCGAGCCATAATTCGCCAATGCTTCGGCACTGCCCCGGGATACGGTGCGGAGCGCCTTGCGGATGGTCTGTTGCGGCAACCACGATGCCGGCATCCAGCCGCATCCCGGTTTCAGCACGCTTTCGTCGCCCTCCAGCGATTGCCGCGATATCCAGAGCGGATCGATGGCGCGGTCCAGCTTCGGTTCCAGCGCCGATAATTCCAGCGGGGCAAGCTGGGAGGCGACATAGAAGCCCGATCCCGGACGGGAGAGGATCGCCCCTTCGGCGACGAGCCGGTTATAGGCCTCGACCACGGTTGACACCGAAACCTGCATGGATCGCGCCAGCACCCGTACCGATGGCAGCCTGGAGCCGGCCACCAGGCTTCGCGCAGCGATCCGCTGGCGGATGGTCGCCATCACCATGCCGATGCGGCCCACAGGCACTGTCTGTATTGCTTCGCTGACCATAACAGTTCGCTCAAACCGTACCGCACTGTAACTGGCCCTCCTGCCGGCGACAACCGATAAGGGCGGCGACAAGGAGCGGGCCATGGAACAGGCGAGAAGCGGCTGGATCAACGGATTGATCGGGGTCATCATCTTCAGCGGATCGCTGCCGGCCACCCGCGTGGCGGTGGCGGCTTTCGATCCGGTATTTCTCACCGTAGCCCGGGCCGCCATTGCCGGCATTCTGGGTCTGGCGCTGCTGCTGTTGGCCCGGGAACGCCGCCCGGCACGCGGCGACCTGGTATCGCTGGCCATCGTGGCCCTGGGTGTCGTCGTCGGCTTTCCCCTGCTGACCGCCCTCGCCCTGCAATACGTCACCTCGGCCCATTCCATCGTCTTTATCGGCCTGTTGCCGCTGGCGACGGCCATCTTCGGCGTCATCAGGGGCGGGGAGCGCCCGCGGGCCGCCTTCTGGGTCTTCTCGCTGCTCGGCAGCGCGCTTGTCGCCGGCTTCGCGCTGGTGCAGGGCCTGACGGCCTCGCCGGTCGGCGACGCCCTCATGCTCGGCGCCATCGTGGTCTGCGGGCTGGGCTATGCCGAGGGCGCCAGGCTGTCGCGCAGGCTCGGAGGCTGGCAGGTGATCTGCTGGGCCCTGGTGCTGTCACTGCCCCTGATGCTGCTGCTGACGCTGTTCTACTGGCCCGCCTCCTTTGCCGATGTGACGCTGCCGGCCTGGTTCAGCCTGGCCTATGTCTCGCTCTTCAGCATGCTGATCGGCTTCGTCTTCTGGTATCGCGGCCTGGCCCAGGGCGGCATCGCCTCGGTCGGTCAATTGCAACTGCTGCAGCCCTTCTTCGGCCTGGCGCTGGCGGCCACGCTCCTGCGCGAAGAAGTAACGCCCATCATGCTGCTGGTGACAGTGGCGGTCATCCTGTGCGTCGTCGGGGCGCGCAGATTCGCCAGATAGCGCAAGGTCGTTGCCGCCTCACGCACGGCCGGCGCCGAGGGTGGCGAGCAGTTCGTCGAGCTGCTCGAACTGTTCGGGCGCGCCGTCCATCCCGCCCAGGGATTCATCGAGCGCCTGCTTGCTGGGATAGACTTCGCTGAAGGTCAGCAGCGTCTTGCCGTCCTGTTCCACGAAGGTCACCGTGGAAATGGCGCCGTTCTCGCCTTCGTCATTGGTCCAGACGATCCGTGTCGGCGGCACCACGTCGATATATTTGCCGAAAAAGGCCCAGCTGTTTTCGGCGTCCTTGCCGAATTCGAGGCGATAGGTGCCCCCGGTGCGCACATCCATCTCGCAGGAGCGCAGCGGCACGCCCAGGGATTTGGGTACCCACCAGCGCGCGAACAGCTCGGGATCGGTCCAGGCCTCGAACACGATCCGGGCCGGAGCATCGAAGATGCGCGTCGCCGCGATCTCGCGCTCGGATATCCGCTTCACCACGGTGCGGCCGTTGACCGGCACATTCTCCTGCCTATCGCCCATCGCTCTTCTCCCTGTTTTTGAGTTCTTCGACAACCATGTCCAGCCGGTCGAACCGGGCATCCCAGAGCTGGCGGTATTGCTCGATCCATTCCGCCTCCTGCTCGAGGCGGCTGATGCCGAGGCGGCAGGTGCGCACGCGCCCGACCTTTTCCGACGTGACCAGCCCCGCCTTTTCGAGGACGCTGATATGCTTCTTCATGCCCGTCAGGGTCATGCGGAACGTCTCGGCGAGATCGGTGATCGAGGCGTCGGAGCGGCCGAGCTGTTCGAGCACGCCACGCCTCGTGGCATCCGAAAGCGCGGCAAATGATGTATCAAAGCGGGCTTGATGAAGCTGAACCATGTGGTTCACTATATGGAGATTGCCCGTTCCAGGCAAGGGGTGGCGAGGGTTTGCCGATCGCCAAAGAAAAGCCCGGCATTGCCGGGCTTTTTGCTGCATCGCGACCGGCCTATTGTGCCGGGGCGTCGAGGAAGGCGATGGCGGTTTCGCCGGGACGGGTATCGTTGAAGATATTGTAATGAGTGGCATTGGGGATGATGGCCAGGCGATTGGCATTCATGCCCGAGCCGTCCCACAACGCGTCCTGCAACCCGCCGCCCAGCAATTCGAAGAAGCTGGCGACATGGCTGGTGCGCACGGCGTCCCAGTCGGCGACCATGAGCAGCGTCGGCGCCGTGATTTCCCGGACCTCGGCGGCCCAATCGAAATCATGCATCATCATGGCCGTGACCTGCTCGATCAGGGTCGGGAAATTGTTCACGTCGGGTGCGACCGCCGCGTAGGATTCGTAGAGCGGCGTGCCCTTCATCCCCTCGGCCATGTCGGGCGTCATCGAGCGCATGCCCTGCTGGTTGTAGTCGTGCCAGCCCGCCCAGGCATAGGGGGCGGAGACGACGACCAGCCGGTCCACCAGGTCGGGATGCTGGATCGCCACGCGCAGGGCCGTACCGCCGCCCAGCGAATAGCCCATGATGTCGGCCTTCTCGAAGCCGAGATACTCGATGACGCCGGCCACATCGTCGGCCATGGCCTCGTAGGTCATCGGGCGATCGAAGGGCAAAGTGTGGCCATGGCCCTGCAGGTCGATGGCGATGACCTGACGGCCTTGCGCCAGCAGGGCGACATTGGGTCCGAACATGTCGATATTGGCCAGGCCCCCATGCAGCAGGACCAGCGGATCGCCCTCGCCATAGACGGCGTAATAGACTTCGACGCCGTTGACGGGGGCGTAGCCGGATTTCGACGGGGCGGGCAACATGGCGGCTCCTGGAGCGGGTTGGTCGGATTGCTGGGCGAATGCGGGCAGCGCCATGAGCGGGGCCAGCGCGGCGGTCAGGGACAGGAAGGTGCGTCTCAGCATGGGAAGTCTCCTCTTCTCTGCCTTGACGACGAGCAGCGGGAAGAGAAATCGACACGCCCGGTAAATTATCCGGCCAAACCCCTCACGCCTGTTCCAGCAAAGCCGCCAGTTCGTCCGGCATGAGCAGGGGCACGTCGTGACCGCAGGGCAGTTCATGCACCGTCCAGGCCGGATCGTCCCGCAAGGGCGATGCGACCTGCTGGAACCCCTCCCAGCCAGTGGCCAGAATGTAGGTCTTGCGCGCGACCTGGCGATAGGCCCCGCTATGCTTGAGGCGTTCGGTGAAGGTGCCGGTGGGCTGGGCCGTGACAAGCGCGGCGACGCGATCGCGCTCGGCCTCGGTGGGATATTCGTTGCCGCCGATCTCGGGGACCGACACGACAGGACCGGTGAGCTTCTCGCCGATAATGTCCGCGAAGGACTGGCCATCTTCGGGGATGAAGGCGTCGAGATAGACGATCGAGGCGATCCGGTCGGCGGCGCGCTCGACGACGCCGGTGGCGACAAAGCCGCCATAGGAATGGGCCACCAGCACGACATCATCGAGCTCGTGCCAGACCATCTCGTTGATGATGTCGTCGATATGGGTGGTCAGGTCGATCGGCAGATGGGCCAGGTGCGAGCGCTCGCCCAGGCCGCTCAGCGTCGGCACATGCACGCGGTGTCCGCTGGCCCGCAGCAATTCGGCCACCGGGTCCCAACCCCAACTGCCCGCCCACGCGCCGTGTACGATGACAAAGGTCGACATTGGCTCCTCCTTATGATTGCAAAATGCAAGTGATTGCTTTTCGCAAGCATTGCGCCTAGAGTCAAGCCATGACCGATCACACCTATCGCT
This sequence is a window from Devosia ginsengisoli. Protein-coding genes within it:
- a CDS encoding PLP-dependent aminotransferase family protein — encoded protein: MVSEAIQTVPVGRIGMVMATIRQRIAARSLVAGSRLPSVRVLARSMQVSVSTVVEAYNRLVAEGAILSRPGSGFYVASQLAPLELSALEPKLDRAIDPLWISRQSLEGDESVLKPGCGWMPASWLPQQTIRKALRTVSRGSAEALANYGSPLGLPPLRQLISRRLGERGVEAAPDQIMLTESGTQAIDLLCRYLLEPGDTVLVDDPCYFNFQALLRAHRIRMVSVPYTPAGPDIDALASILAERRPRLYITNSAVHNPTGATLSPVIAHRVLKLADQHGLIIIEDDIFADFEHAPAPRLAGFDGLNRVIQIGSFSKTLSASARCGFVAARPEWIEGLIDLKIATMFGGARLNEELTHAALSDSGFRRHAAALRVRLERARREASERLREMGVTPWIEPRAGIFLWCRLPAGLDSADVARIALASGLVLAPGNAFSVGQTASGFMRFNVAQMDDRVFEALQACLQQALLSHSDKEHAPSAQ
- a CDS encoding DMT family transporter, translated to MEQARSGWINGLIGVIIFSGSLPATRVAVAAFDPVFLTVARAAIAGILGLALLLLARERRPARGDLVSLAIVALGVVVGFPLLTALALQYVTSAHSIVFIGLLPLATAIFGVIRGGERPRAAFWVFSLLGSALVAGFALVQGLTASPVGDALMLGAIVVCGLGYAEGARLSRRLGGWQVICWALVLSLPLMLLLTLFYWPASFADVTLPAWFSLAYVSLFSMLIGFVFWYRGLAQGGIASVGQLQLLQPFFGLALAATLLREEVTPIMLLVTVAVILCVVGARRFAR
- a CDS encoding SRPBCC family protein, whose translation is MGDRQENVPVNGRTVVKRISEREIAATRIFDAPARIVFEAWTDPELFARWWVPKSLGVPLRSCEMDVRTGGTYRLEFGKDAENSWAFFGKYIDVVPPTRIVWTNDEGENGAISTVTFVEQDGKTLLTFSEVYPSKQALDESLGGMDGAPEQFEQLDELLATLGAGRA
- a CDS encoding ArsR/SmtB family transcription factor, producing MVQLHQARFDTSFAALSDATRRGVLEQLGRSDASITDLAETFRMTLTGMKKHISVLEKAGLVTSEKVGRVRTCRLGISRLEQEAEWIEQYRQLWDARFDRLDMVVEELKNREKSDGR
- a CDS encoding alpha/beta fold hydrolase; this translates as MLRRTFLSLTAALAPLMALPAFAQQSDQPAPGAAMLPAPSKSGYAPVNGVEVYYAVYGEGDPLVLLHGGLANIDMFGPNVALLAQGRQVIAIDLQGHGHTLPFDRPMTYEAMADDVAGVIEYLGFEKADIMGYSLGGGTALRVAIQHPDLVDRLVVVSAPYAWAGWHDYNQQGMRSMTPDMAEGMKGTPLYESYAAVAPDVNNFPTLIEQVTAMMMHDFDWAAEVREITAPTLLMVADWDAVRTSHVASFFELLGGGLQDALWDGSGMNANRLAIIPNATHYNIFNDTRPGETAIAFLDAPAQ
- a CDS encoding alpha/beta fold hydrolase → MSTFVIVHGAWAGSWGWDPVAELLRASGHRVHVPTLSGLGERSHLAHLPIDLTTHIDDIINEMVWHELDDVVLVAHSYGGFVATGVVERAADRIASIVYLDAFIPEDGQSFADIIGEKLTGPVVSVPEIGGNEYPTEAERDRVAALVTAQPTGTFTERLKHSGAYRQVARKTYILATGWEGFQQVASPLRDDPAWTVHELPCGHDVPLLMPDELAALLEQA